Genomic DNA from Chanos chanos chromosome 6, fChaCha1.1, whole genome shotgun sequence:
CATCATCGGACACGATGAACAGCtaaacgtgtgtatgtgtgtgtgtgtgtgtgagagagcgagagagggtgagggagagggggggtaaTGCTGATTCGACCTGTTTGAATGGGTGTACACTTGAGCAAAGTAAAATATTGGCTAAATTACACAAAAGAGTAAAACAGTTGTTAGAACCCCTGTAGTCCTATCTGTATTTCAGCAAATTTAGCCAACTCTGCCCAAGCCTCACGGATAGTTCGGCAGGACCAAACGGCTACTCTGCTGTCCATACCCGAAGTTAAAGGTGGGTCAACACGGGTGAGATTTTGCTGTCGTAACATTTGTACATGTTGTGAGATAAATGAAGCATCATTGGTGTCTGATACATTTTGATTGCATGATCAACAGGCACAAAGGGAAAGCAACAAAAGTGGAACCATTTTAACTATTAAAttttatgaatgatttttatatcgttataaaaaaaaacaacagttgttCAAAACATTCGGCAGTTCACACGCAATCGGCCGACAGCCAGTAGGTCTAATTTTGCAATATAGTCTGAAACCAGTAGAAATTTAGGTGTATCTCGAATTCTGTGCAGTAATTTTGTCCAGACTGTACAAAGTAAGCCATGTAGTTTTCACACTACGTGTTTCCATGTGATACTGTTGGTTAATCCAAAAACCAAATTGTTTAATTTAGCCAAGATGCTGATGTGGCGTGGCCTGATCTGGACATAATGACAGCGTCTCTACAGACTGATCTTAATGCAGATTAGCGATTCTATTTACAGCCTTTTCCCGATACAACCACAGGACAGGTGCTCCGAGTTGGTAAACATCTAACGTCTCCATGGCAACTGGGGGCCGATCCCCTGCCATAAACAGCCTGATAAACcatacagcgagagagagagagagagagagagagagagagagagagagcaatcacGGTAAGAAGTATCAGAGATCACAGTGTACATGCACAGAGTGAGATACTAGCCAAGTGCCCACctaatttacacatttacacacgcctctgaggaacacacacaaagattgctTTATTTCTTGCTCTGTAACAGATTTGTTTTGTACAGCAAATTCTATAATTTGATGTGACATTTTAAGATAAGCCACCTAGCAGGATAAGGAAATCAAAGCCAAATGAAATTCTCTGTAACAGTCAATTCCAGTAAGATTGTATGTAGTTGCTCTCCACTGAGTAGGAGTTAATGTCAAGGACAGGTTTGGAGCACTTGGTGCCAGTGCTGCTGGCCCTGTGGGCACATTCGTCACTGTGAGTATTGCAGGTACTGCAGTGGCAGCTGAGTGCCACAGGGTAAGTGAAGAATGGGTCGGCATGCAGAGGGCACCCAGGCAGCACAGCTGTGCGGTACTCCACTTCCTGATACGTACAGCCTTTCTGAATGAGGAAACGCGGCCCCAAGAGCTCCTTTACGTTACTGTCCTGTatgtcacacgcacacgcacacacacacacacacacacacacgcacgcacatgcacggacacacacacacacacacacacacacacacacacaatacacacacacatacaaacacacatgcacacacacacacacacacacacacacacacacacacacacatgcacaaaagcTGATGTATTAGCATAGGTGAATCACCATGCAACATGGAAGAAGTTCATTCTGGCACTACATGATAAACAGTCAGAGCTGGCTGACTAAGGAGATCAGAGCAGGTGCAGAATTTAGTAAGAATTATTATTTATGATTATTGCCAACAATCTGTGGCAATCTGTTGCCACAGATCATTTTAGTTGttatttttaagttatttttaaaataagtcCATTCTCAGCATTGTtcttttctatctatctatctgtctatctgtctatctatgttATATATAATGTTATGTATGTAGTATAGATTAGAGATTATAGACTGTGCTTTGATTAAAGACTTTGTGGTTTCCTCTGCTGAATCCATGACACTGACCCTGGAGAAGCAGAAGCCCATGcagatggtggtgttgatggcCACACAGTAGTCACACTCAGGCCTCTCGGCAAACAGAGTGTAGGGCGTTGGGCTGCACATGGGCACAGCAGCTCTGACCAGAAGACCAAGCAGGCCACCAACAAACAGGGCAGAGGAAAGCATTTTAGACTATCTCTGACACACTGGACAAACTCTGAAAACCAAACAGCTCtacaagaaaaagacaaagacaaaaaaataaggTAAGAGTGCTTACACACTTAGAAGTGGAGAATAAAGTGAACATTTAGCAGAGGAAACTCAAAATAAATCTCAGCTTCATGTTGTAAACTTGATCAGAGTACAATCTTCATAAAACAAATAGTTAATGTTTTGCTATTGATGTAATAAAAACAGCACCAGAATAAAGTGGTCATATTGTGTCTTTATGGAGAAATTTccattgtttaaatgtttatagtTAGATCTAAAACATGGAAAGCTTCAAGATAACTGCTTGTGACAATGACCTCTGCTCAGATAATGAATAACTTTTTACCAGCAGCAATGCACTCAAAACAATAATGCTGATAAGGTTcgactgaatgagagagtgatgacagatCAAAAATTGGTCATGTTGAGAATCAGCAGAAAATAATTGTCTCAGATTTGTAACATGGTGCATACAAGAGTAAACATCCTCTCATGTCTGACTCACCTGGATGATCTGGGGGTGTACTGACCTGCTGATGTGGAGTATCTGCTGTTTTTATATCTACAGTATAATCCTCTCTAATCCTTGCACTTCCCTATTACCCATCACCAAAAGATagaatgtatatatgtattggCTTTTACCCAGATAAGCTCAGCATATGTCCGCGGCTGACTCTCCACTCATGCAGGAAAGGACTGATTCTGTAAAACAACCATCTAGACCACTTGCCACTGAACTAAGATCAGCTTTCTAAGATCAGCTACTAGGGCCTGAGTTACAGAAGGTCTGGATTCCTGGAATGCCCTTGTTTTCTGGGGTCTGCTGGTCCAtccatggatttttttttaatatgtcatTGATTAACTCTTTATATTAGGTAAATATCTCTGTTATGCTCTGTGTAATAGAAATTCAACCCACAAGTGTGTTCAAATGATTGGGCAAAATGTATACTTTGGTAAATAATTAAATAGCAAGGATTTGagcttttaattcatttctgaatttggaaaatgaaatttcTGAAGCAATTCATTTGGtgtaaatgaaatacaaaaccTCTGTTACTTTTGCATTTGTCACAGTCTTATCAGAGCTCTAAAATGACCTCCTGTGTTATAATGCTCGCAGAAACCATGGAAAAAgataaagcaggaaaaaaatgtcctttcatCAGCTGTGAATCAGTTAGAGGAAGATTATCTGTTGTTCAAAAATAGATTACTTTGATGGTATGTCAAAGATAAAAGGACATACTTAAGATGAGGAGATGTTATCTCAGTCAATAAAACAAATTGTAAAGCCATCTTACCAGCCAGGCCATTGGCTGTCTAACCTATACGCTTTGAAGAAAAAAGGGGACCTACTTCTAGACCTTCCGTTCAGCACTCTCTAAAGTTCAACTCCATTTGAAGAATGGCATTTCCAACTCAAATGTGTCAAAAATCTAATCTTGAGCTGATTGCACTAGGTTTTTCAGCTCTATCTATACATTCAATGCACTATTTACCTAAAACCCAACAGTGACATTGCAAAACTTGAGTTCTATTATGTTTTTCAACTTCAGATAATCCATTACCAACAAACTCTATGTGAATATTATATTATCATTACtagaatatttatatttatctaAAACTATCACTGGGGTCGGTCACCCTGTATACTATTGTAGTCTATATAAAGAATGTGATGTAATGGATACTGTGGTCCATGCAGGTTCGTACTGAATCTGATGGCTGTTTGTCTGAGGCAGGGACTGTGTGAATCATCTCCTTGCTTTTCTCAGTAGAGGAATGATTAACTTCTCATAATTCAATGAATCACTGATATCAAACTTCGTTTTCTCTACCAGTTACATACTGCCTGCTCTCAGTGCAGCACCCTCACTTCTTTATCAAATTGTTTTCTCAAAGTTAATGATTCTTTAGGGTCACCATTGTTTCTGGTCAGACTATAACCATGTGGAATCTACTGCTACAAATGCCAATGGATGGATTTTAATGTGAAGGACAGTTACCATAACTCATGTCATTAAAACTGTACTGGGCTCTTATCAGGATGCTTTGGATAAACTCTTGTTTATCTTTTTCCTGACCTTGCTTGCTTTACTGCTCACCAATGCTCAATGTTGTGCTAGCAGTCACAAAACCATTTTGGTCTCAGTCTTCAACCATACTCCTTTAGCCCATCTTGAAAACATCTTCATTTTGAGCTTGCTCGATGTTGGTCTACAACAGAATTCACTTGGACAGTCTTGACTGTAATTATACCATTCTAGTCAACTTTCTTTGCTGTCAGCTGTTTGATCACGCTCATCTATTTGTGTATGGGGGAGGAAAGCTGTGTATGCAGAAAAGCTGTCAGCTGTTTGATCACGCTCATCTATTTGTGTATGGGGGAGGAAAGCTGTGTATGCAGAAAAGAGACTCAATGTAATTTACTTTTGGTGGTGGATCTTTGATGTCAGGGTCTGTTTCGGTTTCATTGGTTCTGAGCCCTTTGTGAGGTAAAGAGCATCATGAACAGTACAGAGTACCATGACACCAAAACTATCTCGGCTTTTCCAGGAAACTGTACCGTTAATGTTGAAATACCAACTCCATCAAACTTTAAAGAATACATGCTTAATTTACCAGAAAATCAGCATTGTGTAGTGACCACAACATTTTATGGGCTTGCTTCTTATTGAAAACCTTTAATTTCCAATGAGTTAGGTAGTGCATAAGTATATACCGAAGAATATCAAAGATTTGGAAATATTCTGCATGTGGGAATGAGTAAAGACCCTTTTCAGAGTTCTCCGGTCTCATTAAACATTTTAGAGAAAGGCTCAGCACTGGGGGTGGACATACAAAATGCTAACAGAAGGGATGTCTGTGATTatcactttattttttaatccaaaaatgatatatttgatTGAGTTTGATTCAATCACAAACTACATCAGCTGGAAAATTACAATATAAATGAGTATTtgcaatgtttattttatatagtATTTTTTTGAAGACTACCTGTAATTTTTGGAGGTGATAGTGTAGCTCCTCCTCAGTGTCATGGTATTGGAGAGCCCATACCAAAGCCATGAAACTGTTATAATAAAGGAACACCTCTCTTTATGACGGCACTGAACGACACTAACTTCTGGCCTTGAGGGATTATTAACTTAAGTTTCCCTGTGTGAAGTACAGACCACAGAGCGTTTCTGTGCATACCTCCTGCTACTGAGTGCTATGATTTCCTCCGTCCTACCAAGAGAACAGGCACAGCAAGATGTACAAAGCTGTCTCACTCTAAACGAAACGCTGGACCGATCAGACTTGTGTGTCACCTGTGGGATATCTTCAGACATTTGCTTCTTACAGGGATTTTGAGCTGGATAtagaagttttatttttatcagttaacaAGCAAATTTAGGCCTCTGTAAACTGATTTGTTGCACAACCTATTCAGCAAATCCAAGCATAGTGTTAGGAGGTTAGTGAAGTTGTCAGTGAGGTTgtgagctgagtgtgtctgaaaTGTCTAAACCTGGGGGAGAAGTTGCCACGTTTTCAGTATGGGACTACGTGGTGTTTGCGGGCATCATCCTCTTTGCGGCGGGAATCGGCCTGTTTCAGGCCATCCGGGGACGTAAGGAGACAAGCAGCGCTGAGTTCCTCCTGGGTGGGCGGCAGATGACAGCTGTGCCCGTGGCCATGTCTCTCACTGCCAGCTTCATGTCTGGCATCACGGTCATCGGCACACCAGCGGAAGCCTATCTGTACGGAACGCCATTCTGGCTCTTCGCCTTGTCCTACACTCTCATGTCTGTGCTGACTGCTGAGATCTTCGTGCCTCTTTTCTACCGCCTGGGCGTCACCAGCACGTACGAGGTAAGAGCAGGGACGCACAGATACTAGTGTTTACGGGGGTTAtcactgaatttttaaaattaaaattaaaataaaaatagaaagcTCCTCATGAGAAGTTAAACCTCCAAATGACATGGAATGTGATATGTAGCATGTATGAGACAGTCTCATTCAAATGTGGAAGAAAAATTATTCTTTCTGCAAGTATCTTAGCAGGTCAGTTTGCAACACAAAAGTGTAAATATTTTAGCATATTGAGCAGCCCACAGCTCTGAAAGAACCAGTAATCACAGAAACTGGCATATTTGCATAGaagcacaaaataaatgtgctATTTGAAACATGTGTGGTGTGGTCAAAATTGtatgttttctcttctccagTAACCAGTGCTTTGACCCTATCGATGCTATTCGTAGCATACAACTGAATGAAGCGTAGCAGGTAGACATGTACCTAATGTTTCAATCTTTGTggtgattttgtttatttgcagtACTTGGAGATGCGCTTCAACAAGGTTATACGCATCACTGGAACCAGCATGTACATCATACAAACGGTAACTTCTTAATGGAAATGGTTAGAGAAGCAAATTTAATTTTCTTACAAGCCTTCCTGATTGAAAATTCATGGAAAATGTGACATTTGTGATGTGTCCTATCATGGAAAATGCGAGTCATTTCATTACACGGTGTACATTTAGAAAATCTACACCTGTATTTACAGTTGCATATTAAAAACAGAGGTGCCCTGCGCCCTCATGAATGAGAAGCAGGCGGAAGTCTGAGTCACTGACTTATCGCTGTTgcggtgttttttttccaggctcTGTACACAGGGATGGTCATTTATGCTCCTGCGCTTGCACTCAATCAGAGTGAGTATAACGTCAAAAGTCAATCTTCATTCATTGTTTGTCACTGGGTAACCGCTAGAGACCAAAGGTTGGTTCTTACCAGTGAAATCAGGGAAGCCTATCAGGGTCTGCTCACACACTTGGTAGCTCTAATCAGTATAACCTAGACAAATAACGCACACACCTGTCTTTGAAGTGGTTTGTGAAACTCTGCCTTTATAAGAGGAGTGCTGACAAAACACATGTTATTGAGAACAGCTTCATTCAGCTGCACATATGGAGGGGCACTTAATTATTTCTGGACTGGGTAGACatatgacacaaaacaaaacttaaacattaaacagtaaacagttaCCCATGAAAACACATAACTTTCTACATTGTTTATGCACTATCACCATGCATACAGGGAAGATCTCCGGTTTCACCCTGAAAGTTTCTGCTGTTCTCCCCAGCGCCGCTACAATAGAGTAACTGCTTGCTGATATGCTGAGTAAACAGAAATGAGCATGGCCACGGACACATGCATTTGTTATAGAAGCTATGTTGAATGTTAGTTAAGTCATTATGTGAcagaaaagacaacaaaacatttacCAAAACCGATATTATGGTTATTTCACTAAAAACATGTTCACAGGCTGAAATATCCAGTTAAGTCTGGATATTTGTGATCATTCCTTGTTTTCTGTTTCGGTTTGTTTATTACTGAGTTTGTTACTGAGTAGACACCATAGCGCTAATGGAAAAGCCCCAACTA
This window encodes:
- the tshba gene encoding thyroid stimulating hormone subunit beta a; amino-acid sequence: MLSSALFVGGLLGLLVRAAVPMCSPTPYTLFAERPECDYCVAINTTICMGFCFSRDSNVKELLGPRFLIQKGCTYQEVEYRTAVLPGCPLHADPFFTYPVALSCHCSTCNTHSDECAHRASSTGTKCSKPVLDINSYSVESNYIQSYWN